One Euphorbia lathyris chromosome 1, ddEupLath1.1, whole genome shotgun sequence DNA segment encodes these proteins:
- the LOC136216165 gene encoding F-box/LRR-repeat protein 25-like isoform X2, whose product MEGTAGASMVESDGTCESDNGNKIFKSHDEEDRITALPDFLIHHILSFLPATDLVRTLVLSKSWKYQWTHVPVLKFVLNAGMSPDQFSNFIDKTLILHDCSNIEKFVIKWKSSPAFDEFLNLDLWIRYAVTKDVKELIVKMGVDKFLNLLPEFLFNNSSLVKLKISSCYFAPSEKVNWGSVKSLRLHRCEVANGGIGNVLSSTPMLEYLELFACYLDEGVVIASKSVKTLILDSVDCDFSNIEISCPNLERLRISGLVWFTSLKLVNLPSSVYATLDFLCCKTDESEDYMSHEDCINLAHQTIRQVQHVQKLEIGRWLMDSIIL is encoded by the exons ATGGAGGGAACTGCTGGAGCTTCCATGGTGGAAAGCGACGGAACCTGCGAATCAGACAATGGAAATAAAATATTCAAATCCCACGACGAAGAGGACCGTATTACTGCCTTACCAGATTTCCTGATTCACCACATCCTCTCCTTCCTACCAGCAACCGATTTAGTCAGGACTTTAGTTTTATCCAAATCCTGGAAGTATCAATGGACTCATGTTCCTGTTCTCAAATTCGTTCTGAATGCTGGTATGTCTCCCGATCAATTTTCCAATTTCATTGACAAAACCCTAATTCTCCATGATTGCTCCAATATCGAAAAGTTCGTTATCAAGTGGAAAAGTTCCCCTGCTTTTGACGAGTTTCTTAACTTGGATTTATGGATCCGTTATGCTGTGACGAAAGATGTGAAGGAGCTCATTGTTAAAATGGGCGTTGACAAGTTTCTTAACTTGTTGCCGGAATTTCTTTTCAACAATTCTTCATTGGTTAAATTGAAGATATCCAGTTGTTATTTTGCGCCGTCGGAGAAAGTGAATTGGGGATCTGTCAAGAGTTTGCGTTTACATCGTTGTGAAGTGGCAAATGGAGGGATTGGGAATGTTTTATCTAGTACTCCTATGCTTGAATATTTGGAATTATTCGCCTGTTATTTGGATGAAGGGGTTGTTATTGCCTCTAAAAGTGTGAAAACTCTTATTTTGGATTCAGTTGACTGCGATTTTAGTAATATTGAAATTTCATGCCCGAATCTTGAGAGGTTGAGAATTTCAGGTCTAGTGTGGTTTACATCTCTTAAATTAGTGAATTTGCCGTCTTCAGTTTATGCTACTTTAGATTTTCTTTGCTGCAAGACAGACGAATCCGAAGACTACATGAGTCATGAGGACTGCATAAATCTTGCTCATCAGACTATTCGGCAGGTTCAACATGTTCAGAAGTTAGAAATTGGGCGTTGGTTGATGG ATTCTATCATCCTCTAA
- the LOC136216165 gene encoding F-box/LRR-repeat protein 25-like isoform X1 → MEGTAGASMVESDGTCESDNGNKIFKSHDEEDRITALPDFLIHHILSFLPATDLVRTLVLSKSWKYQWTHVPVLKFVLNAGMSPDQFSNFIDKTLILHDCSNIEKFVIKWKSSPAFDEFLNLDLWIRYAVTKDVKELIVKMGVDKFLNLLPEFLFNNSSLVKLKISSCYFAPSEKVNWGSVKSLRLHRCEVANGGIGNVLSSTPMLEYLELFACYLDEGVVIASKSVKTLILDSVDCDFSNIEISCPNLERLRISGLVWFTSLKLVNLPSSVYATLDFLCCKTDESEDYMSHEDCINLAHQTIRQVQHVQKLEIGRWLMGKFNIRNSVSLIFEWLYSRL, encoded by the coding sequence ATGGAGGGAACTGCTGGAGCTTCCATGGTGGAAAGCGACGGAACCTGCGAATCAGACAATGGAAATAAAATATTCAAATCCCACGACGAAGAGGACCGTATTACTGCCTTACCAGATTTCCTGATTCACCACATCCTCTCCTTCCTACCAGCAACCGATTTAGTCAGGACTTTAGTTTTATCCAAATCCTGGAAGTATCAATGGACTCATGTTCCTGTTCTCAAATTCGTTCTGAATGCTGGTATGTCTCCCGATCAATTTTCCAATTTCATTGACAAAACCCTAATTCTCCATGATTGCTCCAATATCGAAAAGTTCGTTATCAAGTGGAAAAGTTCCCCTGCTTTTGACGAGTTTCTTAACTTGGATTTATGGATCCGTTATGCTGTGACGAAAGATGTGAAGGAGCTCATTGTTAAAATGGGCGTTGACAAGTTTCTTAACTTGTTGCCGGAATTTCTTTTCAACAATTCTTCATTGGTTAAATTGAAGATATCCAGTTGTTATTTTGCGCCGTCGGAGAAAGTGAATTGGGGATCTGTCAAGAGTTTGCGTTTACATCGTTGTGAAGTGGCAAATGGAGGGATTGGGAATGTTTTATCTAGTACTCCTATGCTTGAATATTTGGAATTATTCGCCTGTTATTTGGATGAAGGGGTTGTTATTGCCTCTAAAAGTGTGAAAACTCTTATTTTGGATTCAGTTGACTGCGATTTTAGTAATATTGAAATTTCATGCCCGAATCTTGAGAGGTTGAGAATTTCAGGTCTAGTGTGGTTTACATCTCTTAAATTAGTGAATTTGCCGTCTTCAGTTTATGCTACTTTAGATTTTCTTTGCTGCAAGACAGACGAATCCGAAGACTACATGAGTCATGAGGACTGCATAAATCTTGCTCATCAGACTATTCGGCAGGTTCAACATGTTCAGAAGTTAGAAATTGGGCGTTGGTTGATGGGTAAGTTTAATATTAGAAATTCAGTCTCATTGATATTTGAATGGTTATATAGTCGATTGTGA